The following are from one region of the Melospiza melodia melodia isolate bMelMel2 chromosome 16, bMelMel2.pri, whole genome shotgun sequence genome:
- the TBX22 gene encoding T-box transcription factor TBX22 has protein sequence MIITKAGRRMFPSVRVKVKGLEPLQQYYIAIDVVPVDSKRYRYVYHSSQWMVAGNTDHSCITPRLYIHPDSPCSGETWMRQIISFDRVKLTNNEMDDKGHIILQSMHKYKPRVHVIAQDSRFDLAQIQSLPAEGVQTFSFQETEFTTVTAYQNQQITKLKIDRNPFAKGFRDPGRNRGVLDGLLETYPWRAPLALDFKAFGADSQGGSSSSSPVASSGGTPSPLNPLLSPSCSPPTLHLPASSLGMSCPESFLHPLNVPLYYKICPTSFLRQQALLLPSHEKLGATNPHLLPHFMVDVPKLSSLKNAKAEDLNAQCLQAPGPAGQMLYGLHASGNIFPSSPIAREALNCSLHPPYGLYGYNFSVPSRLMNAAGHFKVSDSIPAALRDGRCNHSNWHPTINHCL, from the exons ATGATCATCACCAAGGCCGGCAG GAGGATGTTCCCGTCGGTCCGGGTCAAGGTGAAGGGGCTGGAGCCGCTGCAGCAATATTACATCGCCATCGACGTCGTGCCCGTGGACTCCAAGCGATACAG GTACGTCTATCACAGCTCGCAGTGGATGGTGGCGGGGAACACGGACCACTCGTGCATCACCCCGCGCCTCTACATCCACCCCGACTCGCCCTGCTCGGGGGAGACCTGGATGAGGCAGATCATCAGCTTCGACCGCGTGAAGCTCACCAACAACGAGATGGACGACAAGGGGCAC ATCATCCTGCAGTCCATGCACAAGTACAAGCCCCGCGTCCACGTTATCGCCCAGGATTCTCGCTTCGATCTAGCGCAGATCCAGTCGCTGCCGGCCGAGGGGGTGCAGACCTTCTCCTTCCAGGAGACCGAGTTCACCACCGTCACGGCCTACCAGAACCAGCAG ATCACGAAGCTGAAGATCGACAGGAATCCCTTCGCCAAAGGTTTCCGGGACCCCGGCAGGAACAG GGGGGTCCTGGACGGGCTCCTGGAGACCTACCCGTGGAGAGCCCCCCTCGCCCTGGACTTCAAGGCTTTCGGCGCAGACAGCCAGG gTGGGAGCTCCAGCTCTTCTCCAGTGGCCTCCAGCGGTGGGACCCCCTCTCCTCTGAaccccctgctctctccatcgTGCTCCCCTCCCACGCTTCACTTGCCCGCCAGCAGCCTGGGCATGTCGTGCCCCGAGAGCTTCCTGCACCCCCTCAACGTGCCCCTCTACTACAAGATCTGCCCTACCAGCTTCTTGAGACAACAGGCGCTCCTCCTTCCGAGCCACGAAAAACTGGGAGCCACCAACCCACACCTTCTACCCCACTTCATGGTGGATGTGCCCAAACTGTCTTCCCTGAAAAACGCCAAAGCCGAAGACTTAAACGCTCAGTGCCTACAAGCCCCCGGTCCTGCTGGTCAAATGCTGTATGGATTACATGCATCTGGAAACATTTTCCCATCAAGTCCCATTGCTCGGGAAGCACTTAATTGTTCTTTACATCCTCCATATGGCTTGTATGGTTATAACTTCTCTGTGCCATCCAGACTGATGAATGCAGCAGGGCATTTCAAAGTGAGTGACAGCATTCCGGCTGCTTTGAGGGACGGCAGATGCAATCACTCCAACTGGCACCCCACAATTAACCACTGCCTTTAG